One window of Hujiaoplasma nucleasis genomic DNA carries:
- a CDS encoding V-type ATP synthase subunit I, with protein MAIAKLNLVNISSKNKNLDQVLEKFVTLDYVHPVVASDIVDKVHGLTSYSTENPCNIILKELEEIEKENDIVLPTIGVNSIDYTLDNMRDYIHTTHDKIQNLFNQRKDAELLIKKYTDALNQIKDIENLDISLDDLFGCDYLNSRVGRIPVDSLEKLNFYNDKAFIFQSLRVDKGYCWCIYITTDDNEREIDNIFSSLFFDRIHIPDFIHGTPISAQETLKLELDVAQGTLDNIKKETDDILNKNIDKLKEMKSELLFLEKVYEAKKYVVGLGSIFNINCFVEKENVEKLKDHFARIEDVEIEVRPADSDNRLTPPTKLKNNWFTKPFGMFVEMYGVPGYKDMDPTLVVAITYSLLFGIMFADVGQGLVLALLSFLLYKKTKMSLAGVGIRIGLSSAFFGIFFDSVFGEHGMIAPLFESLGISFLPLHAMDPSSTMTLLIGTVALGSMIILTAMLINIRTSMKAKHYAKALFSPNGVAGFLLYGYVLTTVAFMFLTEIDLLQPIFMIPFVFLPLLTILFKEPLERLMEGHKLFPDGFGGFITEAFFETFETVLSYITNTMSFLRVGGFVLSHAGMMLVVFSLMEMFGPVGATVTFILGNLFVMALEGLIVGIQVLRLEFYEMFSRYFEGNGIPFKYNE; from the coding sequence ATGGCAATTGCAAAATTAAATTTAGTGAATATATCATCAAAAAATAAAAATCTTGATCAAGTTTTGGAAAAATTCGTGACTTTAGATTATGTACATCCAGTTGTTGCGAGCGATATCGTTGATAAGGTTCATGGATTAACGTCTTATTCGACAGAGAATCCTTGTAATATTATTTTAAAAGAACTTGAAGAAATTGAAAAAGAAAATGATATAGTATTACCAACGATTGGTGTGAATTCGATTGATTATACTTTAGATAATATGAGAGATTATATTCACACAACCCACGATAAGATTCAAAATTTATTTAATCAAAGAAAAGACGCTGAATTATTAATTAAGAAATATACTGATGCGTTGAATCAAATTAAAGATATTGAGAATTTAGATATTTCTTTAGATGATTTATTTGGATGTGATTATCTTAATTCTCGTGTGGGTAGAATTCCTGTTGATAGTTTAGAAAAATTAAATTTTTATAATGATAAAGCTTTTATTTTTCAATCATTAAGGGTTGATAAGGGATATTGTTGGTGTATATATATTACAACTGATGATAATGAAAGAGAAATAGATAATATCTTTTCATCTTTGTTCTTTGATCGGATTCATATACCTGATTTTATTCATGGTACGCCTATTTCTGCTCAAGAAACTTTAAAATTAGAGTTAGATGTGGCACAAGGTACTTTAGATAATATTAAGAAAGAAACTGATGATATTTTAAATAAAAATATTGATAAGCTTAAAGAAATGAAAAGCGAATTGTTATTTTTAGAAAAAGTTTATGAAGCTAAAAAATATGTTGTTGGTTTGGGTTCTATATTTAATATTAACTGCTTTGTTGAAAAAGAAAATGTAGAAAAGTTAAAAGATCATTTTGCAAGAATAGAAGATGTTGAAATTGAGGTTAGGCCTGCTGATTCTGATAACCGATTAACTCCTCCAACAAAATTAAAGAACAATTGGTTTACAAAACCATTTGGAATGTTTGTGGAAATGTATGGGGTGCCTGGCTATAAAGATATGGACCCAACCTTGGTGGTTGCTATTACATATTCATTATTGTTTGGAATCATGTTTGCTGATGTTGGGCAAGGACTTGTCTTAGCTTTACTGAGTTTTCTTTTATATAAGAAAACTAAAATGTCTTTGGCGGGTGTTGGGATTAGGATTGGTTTAAGTTCAGCTTTCTTTGGGATATTCTTTGATTCAGTCTTTGGAGAACATGGTATGATTGCGCCTTTATTTGAATCATTAGGTATTTCATTCTTACCGCTCCATGCTATGGATCCTTCATCAACGATGACTTTATTGATAGGGACAGTAGCTTTGGGTTCAATGATTATTTTGACAGCTATGCTGATTAATATAAGAACATCAATGAAGGCTAAACATTATGCTAAGGCATTATTCTCACCTAATGGTGTGGCAGGATTCTTGCTTTATGGGTATGTGTTAACCACTGTTGCTTTTATGTTTTTGACTGAAATAGATTTGTTACAACCAATATTTATGATACCTTTTGTTTTCTTACCTTTATTAACGATTCTTTTTAAAGAACCATTAGAAAGACTAATGGAAGGTCATAAGTTATTCCCTGATGGTTTTGGAGGTTTTATTACAGAAGCTTTCTTTGAAACCTTTGAAACAGTTTTATCATATATTACAAATACCATGTCTTTCTTACGTGTTGGCGGATTCGTCTTATCACATGCTGGGATGATGTTGGTGGTATTTTCTTTAATGGAAATGTTTGGGCCAGTTGGCGCAACAGTGACCTTTATTTTAGGTAATTTATTTGTTATGGCGCTTGAAGGCTTAATTGTGGGTATTCAAGTGTTGAGATTAGAGTTTTATGAAATGTTTTCAAGATACTTTGAAGGAAATGGTATTCCTTTCAAATATAATGAGTAA
- a CDS encoding ATP synthase subunit C: protein MLSVLEIIVPLILVILVVLPLVKVFAGKTTLQSARKRLYTHISLFFGLILFVFVWQLSGTSLFAAETAETVSGEFAGSIAQGLGFLGAALTTGVGSIGAGIAVAAAAPAAIGAFSENEKNFGKSLIFVALGEGVAIYGLLISILIINKL from the coding sequence ATGTTAAGTGTTTTAGAAATTATTGTTCCATTGATATTAGTGATTTTAGTTGTATTACCTTTGGTAAAAGTATTCGCAGGGAAAACCACATTGCAATCTGCTAGAAAAAGATTATATACACATATTTCTTTATTCTTCGGTTTAATTTTATTTGTTTTTGTATGGCAATTAAGTGGTACTAGCTTATTTGCAGCAGAAACTGCTGAAACTGTAAGTGGTGAATTCGCTGGATCAATCGCTCAAGGTTTAGGCTTCTTAGGGGCTGCATTAACAACTGGTGTTGGATCAATTGGTGCAGGTATTGCCGTTGCTGCAGCTGCTCCAGCAGCTATTGGCGCTTTCTCTGAGAACGAAAAGAACTTTGGTAAATCATTGATTTTCGTTGCTTTGGGTGAAGGTGTTGCTATTTACGGTCTACTAATTTCAATCTTAATTATCAATAAATTATAA
- a CDS encoding V-type ATP synthase subunit F, which yields MKFFLITDNIDSLMGMRLVGIEGVIVHDRKKVIQEIENVLHDESVGILLITTKLVDLCPEVISELKLKRTRPLIVEIPDRHGGKKIGVSIDEYVSDAIGVKL from the coding sequence ATGAAGTTCTTCTTAATCACAGACAATATTGATTCTTTAATGGGAATGCGCCTTGTAGGAATAGAAGGCGTTATTGTTCATGACCGAAAAAAAGTAATTCAAGAAATAGAAAATGTATTGCATGATGAAAGTGTTGGTATTTTACTGATTACAACTAAGCTTGTTGATTTGTGTCCAGAAGTTATTTCAGAGTTGAAATTAAAAAGAACTAGGCCTTTAATTGTTGAGATACCTGATCGTCATGGCGGAAAAAAAATAGGTGTTTCGATTGATGAGTATGTAAGTGATGCCATTGGCGTTAAACTGTGA
- a CDS encoding V-type ATP synthase subunit E family protein yields the protein MPYYNNDDLFRYFSRYINQKADEKIEKIKKEIETEKKNALERIDQELHKNIFRGLDIELSELNSDFSARMNKVKTEYSKVLMEKRSELLNSIIVEVHHKLSGFNQTKAYENLMIKQIKNIKSDFCTSKVEFRIMKNDQIMKKVIETHYQGDFEIKEIAEIEIGGFSVLCFDLGIMTDQTIDTRLQEKKQWLYEHSKLAASQ from the coding sequence ATGCCATATTATAATAATGACGATCTGTTTCGATATTTTTCTAGATATATCAATCAAAAAGCAGATGAAAAAATAGAAAAAATAAAAAAAGAAATAGAAACTGAAAAAAAGAATGCCTTAGAAAGAATTGATCAAGAACTTCATAAAAACATTTTTAGGGGTTTAGATATAGAACTATCTGAGTTAAATTCTGATTTTTCAGCACGAATGAATAAAGTTAAAACAGAATATTCAAAAGTTTTAATGGAAAAAAGAAGTGAATTGTTGAACTCAATTATCGTTGAGGTTCATCATAAATTGTCTGGTTTTAACCAAACGAAAGCTTATGAAAACTTAATGATAAAGCAGATTAAAAATATTAAATCTGATTTTTGTACAAGTAAAGTTGAGTTTCGTATCATGAAGAATGATCAAATTATGAAAAAAGTCATCGAAACTCATTATCAAGGAGATTTTGAAATTAAAGAAATCGCTGAAATTGAAATTGGTGGTTTTTCTGTATTATGTTTTGATTTAGGAATTATGACTGATCAAACTATTGATACTCGTTTACAAGAGAAAAAACAATGGCTCTATGAACATTCAAAATTAGCCGCAAGTCAATAA
- a CDS encoding V-type ATP synthase subunit A, with translation MNNKVYSINGPVVKVKNASNFQIMEMVFVGKDRLLGEVISISDDFTVIQVYESTVGLKPGEEIIATGESISVTLGPGLLTNIFDGIQRPLKQIYDREGQFIKAGTDVDILDFNKSWDVHFTVKVGDQVEFGQIFGEIQETSLIKHRLLVPKGKDGVVKSIKEDGSYKLKDVLMVVEDKYGNTHELNMIQRWPIKKPRPTKERLPLSIPLVSGQRVIDTMFPIAKGGTAGVPGGFGTGKTMMQHQFAKWCDADIIVYIGCGERGNEMTQTLEEFSELIDPKSNKPLIERTVLIANTSNMPVAAREASIYTGVAIAEYYRDMGYHVAVMADSTSRWAEALREISGRLEEMPAEEGFPAYLPSRIAQFYERAGYMNTMSDLRGSVSIIGAISPQGSDFSEPVTQNTKRFVRCFWALDKELAYARHYAAINWNLSYSEYINDLSKWYNKQVGVEFLESRQKFIQILAEENKLMEIVKLIGKDVLPDNQKLILEIARVIRVGYLQQNAFHKDDTFVPLEKQLMMMNLILYLQKEATRIIKQGKAFSLLVKSNVFEKVIKIKYEVPNDQLVLFDNYYKMIDEALHAIK, from the coding sequence ATGAATAATAAAGTTTATTCAATTAATGGACCAGTTGTTAAAGTTAAGAATGCAAGTAATTTCCAAATCATGGAAATGGTTTTTGTAGGTAAAGATCGTTTACTTGGTGAAGTTATTTCAATTAGTGATGATTTTACCGTGATTCAAGTTTATGAATCAACCGTAGGTTTAAAACCTGGTGAAGAGATCATCGCCACAGGAGAAAGTATTTCTGTAACTTTAGGACCTGGATTATTAACCAATATTTTTGATGGTATCCAAAGACCATTGAAACAAATATATGACCGAGAAGGTCAATTTATAAAAGCAGGAACAGATGTTGATATCTTAGATTTTAATAAATCATGGGATGTTCATTTCACTGTTAAAGTTGGTGACCAAGTTGAATTTGGTCAGATTTTTGGTGAAATTCAAGAGACTTCTTTAATAAAACACCGCTTATTAGTACCTAAGGGTAAAGATGGTGTAGTTAAGTCTATTAAAGAAGATGGGTCATATAAGTTAAAAGATGTCTTAATGGTTGTTGAAGATAAATATGGAAATACCCATGAACTTAACATGATACAACGTTGGCCAATTAAAAAACCAAGACCTACAAAAGAAAGATTGCCTTTATCTATTCCTTTAGTGAGTGGACAGAGGGTTATTGATACTATGTTCCCTATAGCCAAAGGTGGTACTGCTGGTGTTCCTGGGGGATTTGGTACAGGGAAAACCATGATGCAACATCAATTTGCGAAATGGTGTGATGCAGATATTATTGTCTATATCGGTTGTGGAGAACGTGGTAATGAGATGACTCAAACTTTAGAAGAATTCTCTGAACTTATCGACCCTAAATCAAATAAACCTTTAATTGAAAGAACAGTTTTGATTGCTAATACATCAAATATGCCAGTTGCTGCTAGGGAAGCTAGTATTTATACTGGTGTTGCTATTGCAGAATACTATAGAGACATGGGTTACCATGTTGCTGTGATGGCTGACTCAACAAGTCGTTGGGCTGAAGCCTTAAGAGAGATCAGTGGGCGTTTGGAAGAAATGCCTGCAGAAGAAGGGTTTCCTGCTTACTTACCAAGTAGGATTGCTCAATTCTACGAACGTGCTGGTTATATGAACACCATGAGTGATTTAAGGGGTTCTGTTTCTATTATTGGGGCAATATCTCCACAAGGTTCTGACTTCTCTGAACCTGTGACTCAAAACACAAAAAGATTTGTAAGATGTTTCTGGGCTTTAGATAAAGAGTTAGCTTATGCAAGACATTACGCTGCTATTAACTGGAATCTATCTTATTCTGAATATATTAACGATTTATCAAAATGGTATAACAAGCAAGTTGGGGTTGAGTTTTTAGAATCTAGACAAAAATTCATACAAATTCTTGCTGAAGAAAATAAACTAATGGAAATTGTTAAGTTGATTGGTAAAGATGTTTTACCAGACAATCAAAAATTAATTTTAGAAATAGCTAGGGTTATTAGAGTAGGTTACTTACAACAAAATGCTTTCCATAAAGATGATACTTTTGTTCCATTAGAAAAACAGTTAATGATGATGAATTTAATCTTGTATTTACAAAAAGAAGCCACAAGAATTATTAAACAAGGTAAAGCATTTAGCTTGTTGGTAAAATCTAATGTTTTCGAAAAAGTGATTAAAATTAAATATGAAGTACCTAATGATCAACTTGTTTTGTTTGATAATTACTATAAAATGATTGACGAAGCATTACACGCCATAAAATAG
- a CDS encoding V-type ATP synthase subunit B codes for MNLQYIGLKEINGPLIFLNHVKGISFEEMVEIKLDDGSVRHGRVVEIKGDMVAILVFEGTHDLSLKNTTIKFLGHSMEIGLSENVLGRVFNGLAEPIDDLGHVYVDKFFDINGSALNPVARVYPRDYINTGISSIDGLTTLIRGQKLPIFSGSGMPHNDLAVQIVQQAKLSDEKKEKFAIIFAAMGVTNDVANYFKKSFEEAGVFDKVAMYLNLADDPIIERILTPRCALTAAEYLAYERDYHVLVVMTDMTSYCEALREFSSSKGEIPGRKGYPGYLYSDLASLFERAGIIRNAKGSVTQIPILSMPNDDITHPIPDLTGYITEGQIVLDRELHQRGVYPPIGVLPSLSRLMKDGIGQGYTREDHQPMMNQLFASYARVMDARSLASVIGEDELSPVDKLYMVFGRLFENHFISQGKKNRSIIDTLDLGWRLLSFLPKEELDRTDEMILDRFYNHEDALVYFNIEEDVIIKELNKEGR; via the coding sequence GTGAATTTACAATATATAGGTTTAAAAGAAATCAATGGTCCATTAATTTTCTTGAACCATGTAAAGGGTATATCCTTTGAAGAGATGGTTGAAATTAAATTAGATGATGGATCTGTTAGACATGGTCGTGTTGTTGAAATTAAAGGCGATATGGTTGCTATATTGGTCTTTGAAGGAACCCATGATTTGTCATTAAAAAATACGACTATTAAGTTTTTAGGACATTCTATGGAAATTGGTTTGTCTGAGAATGTATTGGGTAGAGTTTTCAATGGTTTAGCTGAACCTATTGATGATTTAGGCCATGTTTATGTAGATAAGTTTTTTGATATTAATGGGTCAGCTTTAAATCCAGTTGCTAGAGTTTATCCAAGAGACTATATTAATACAGGAATTTCTTCTATTGATGGTTTGACAACTTTAATTAGAGGACAAAAATTACCAATATTCTCTGGTTCTGGGATGCCTCATAATGATTTGGCTGTTCAAATTGTTCAACAAGCCAAATTATCTGATGAGAAGAAAGAAAAATTTGCGATTATATTTGCTGCCATGGGCGTGACTAATGATGTAGCAAATTACTTTAAAAAATCTTTTGAAGAAGCAGGTGTTTTTGATAAAGTTGCAATGTACTTAAATTTAGCTGATGACCCAATTATTGAAAGAATTTTAACACCTAGATGCGCTTTAACAGCGGCTGAATATTTAGCTTATGAAAGAGACTATCATGTCTTGGTTGTGATGACTGACATGACTTCTTATTGTGAAGCTTTAAGAGAGTTTTCTTCATCTAAGGGTGAAATTCCCGGTCGTAAAGGATATCCAGGTTATTTATATTCTGATTTAGCTTCTTTATTTGAAAGAGCAGGTATTATTAGAAATGCTAAAGGATCAGTAACTCAAATACCAATTTTATCAATGCCTAATGATGATATTACTCATCCTATCCCTGACTTAACAGGCTATATTACTGAAGGTCAAATAGTATTAGATAGGGAATTACATCAAAGAGGAGTATATCCACCTATAGGCGTTTTACCATCATTATCTCGTTTGATGAAAGATGGTATCGGTCAGGGTTATACAAGAGAAGACCACCAACCAATGATGAACCAATTGTTTGCATCATATGCAAGAGTTATGGATGCTAGATCACTAGCATCAGTTATTGGTGAAGATGAATTATCTCCTGTTGATAAATTATATATGGTTTTCGGTCGATTATTTGAAAATCATTTTATTTCTCAAGGAAAAAAGAATCGCTCTATTATTGATACTTTAGATTTAGGTTGGAGATTATTATCGTTCCTTCCTAAAGAAGAGTTAGACAGAACTGATGAAATGATTTTAGATCGTTTTTACAATCATGAAGATGCCCTAGTTTATTTTAATATTGAAGAAGATGTAATCATAAAAGAGTTAAATAAAGAAGGTCGTTAA
- a CDS encoding V-type ATP synthase subunit D, translating into MANKQVFPTKGNLLALQKSVKLAQLGYELMDKKRNILIREMMEQIEKVRSLRDEIADIFKKAYFTLQEANITLGVIEDIAKAIPIDNHLDITYRSVMGVEIPKVLYNHEKVSLRYGISNTNTKFDYAYKSFLKVRDLILILAEVDNALYRLADAIRKSRKRANALKNIVIPDYKTKIKFISDTLEEREREEFSRRKIIKSNQENK; encoded by the coding sequence ATGGCTAATAAACAAGTCTTTCCTACAAAAGGGAATTTATTGGCGCTTCAAAAATCAGTGAAATTAGCTCAATTAGGTTATGAATTAATGGATAAGAAAAGAAATATTCTTATTCGTGAAATGATGGAACAAATCGAAAAAGTAAGATCTTTAAGAGATGAGATAGCGGATATTTTTAAAAAAGCCTATTTCACTTTACAAGAAGCAAATATCACATTGGGTGTTATTGAGGATATAGCTAAAGCTATTCCTATTGATAATCATTTAGACATTACTTATCGATCAGTCATGGGTGTTGAGATACCCAAAGTTTTATATAATCATGAGAAAGTATCTTTAAGATATGGTATTTCAAATACCAACACTAAATTTGACTATGCTTATAAATCATTCTTGAAAGTTAGAGATTTAATTCTTATTTTAGCAGAAGTTGATAATGCATTATATAGACTAGCTGACGCTATTAGAAAGTCTAGAAAAAGAGCAAATGCATTAAAAAACATTGTAATTCCTGATTATAAAACTAAAATTAAGTTTATTAGTGATACTTTAGAAGAAAGAGAAAGAGAAGAGTTTTCTCGAAGAAAAATTATTAAGTCCAATCAAGAAAACAAATAA